The Triticum urartu cultivar G1812 chromosome 5, Tu2.1, whole genome shotgun sequence genome contains the following window.
GCGTAGGCCAAAGGGTATCGACTCCCGCGTCAGGCGGAAGTTCAAGGGATGCACCTTGATGCCCAACATTGGGTACGGTTCagacaagaagaccaggcactaCCTGCCCAACAAGTTCAAGAAGTTCGTTGTCCACAATGTCTCTGAGCTGGAGCTGCTTATGATGCACAACAGGTATGCATTTCAAAACTACTCACCAATCTTGGTTTGTTATCAGGAGATCTGCAGTTATCACCTATCATTGTTCATTGCTCGATCATGCAGCGTTTGCTAATGACTATCATCTTTCTGCAAACAGGACCTACTGTGCCGAGATCGCACACAATGTGTCCACACAGAAGCGCAAGGCGATCGTTGAGCGTGCTGCGCAGCTGGATGTTGTGGTCACCAACAAGCTTGCCAGGCTCCGCAGCCAGGAGGACGAGTAAAGCATTATCTAGTCAACTAGTCTTGGTTGCTACCTTTGTAGTAGACGTTACATCCCTGTTTGAGAAGAAAAATACTGCCATTTTGCTAGATTTCATGTATGAACTGCCTTTTTGGTGTGAGCAATGGTGAAATGTACTATCTGGTTTTGTCGGTTGCACGTGTTGAATTACGCAAACGTCTTGATGTATGCACTTGAAATTTGAGTAGAGACCTGTGTGTTTTGGTTGATGCAATTGCTGTTATTGTTCCTGGAACGTTTTGTGGTGCTGTTGCTATTTCTTCTTACCGGAAAGAAGTTTGAGAATGGCTACACGTCAGTTGCCTGATTTTCAAATTTGGGTCAGGCAATCGTTTTTGGCCGTTGGTTGCAGATTGAACGGTGGGCAGCCCTTCTTCCTC
Protein-coding sequences here:
- the LOC125509899 gene encoding 60S ribosomal protein L32-1-like translates to MAVPLLKKAIVKKRVKHFKRAHSDRYIGLKQSWRRPKGIDSRVRRKFKGCTLMPNIGYGSDKKTRHYLPNKFKKFVVHNVSELELLMMHNRTYCAEIAHNVSTQKRKAIVERAAQLDVVVTNKLARLRSQEDE